The genomic DNA TGTTATGATGGAACGCTTCTACTACTTTTACCCACAACTGCTCTGGTTCTTCTTTAAATCTCCACCTCCATTTCATCAGTAACGCCATATTCATTTCTCTAATCCCCTCCACACCAAGGCCACCCATGTTTTTTGATCCAATTATTCTTTCCCATTTCATCCAGCGGATCTTGTTCACACCCCCACCTCCACCCCAAAGGAAACGTCTTCTAATTCCTTCAAGTGTTTTTATTACCTTCTTCGGGGCCCTATACAAGGATAAGAAGTAATTTGGTAAGGATCCTAAGACCGACTTGATTAGTGTAAGTCTACCCGCAAACGATAGTAGCTTTGCCTTCCAAATTGACAATCTCTTGTTAAATTTATCAATCACGTCTTTCCAGTTCCCAACCCTATTCATGTTTGACCCCACCTTTAGGCCAAGGTATGTAAAAGGCATACGGCCCATCTTGCATTTCATGGTTTGGGCCAAAGTCTCGATCTCCGTTTCGTTTGGCCCAATACCATATAGGAAGCTTTTTTTGTGGTTCACTTTTAGCCCGGACATTAAGTAGAATAATCTCAGGATTCTATGCAACGTCTTCAAATTTTTCTCGTCCCATAACCCCATAAAGATGGAGTCATCCGCAAAGAACAAATGTGATAAGCAGGGCCCGTTGTTTGGTAACGCTAAACCGGAATACATACCTGAACGAATTGCCTTTGTCATCAGGACGTGCAAACCTTCCATTGCAATTGTGAACAAGAATGGGGATAGCGGATCGCCCTGTCTTAAGCCTCTCTTGTATTGAAACTCCCCCGTCGGAGATCCGTTGACTAGAACCGATGCCTTTCCAGAAAATAGAATACCCATCATCCAAGTCTTTCACTTCGAGGGAAATCCCATGTGCGTAAGTACTGTAATTAAAAACTTCCAGTTCAATGTGTCATATGCTTTCTCTATGTCTGCTTTAAAAAGGAAAATTCGGTTCTTTTGTTTCTTTGCCCAGGATACCACTTCGTTTAATATCAAAGGACCGTCCACAATGTTACGATTTGCAACGAAAGCGGACTGTTCTTTCGATATAATACTGTCAAGCACACCTTTCAACCGATTTGCCAGAGTTTTTGAAATAATCTTGTTTATGACACCTATCAAAGATATGGGCCTGAAATCTGATAAAGTTACTGGGTCACTTACTTTCGGGATTAGTGATATGAAGGAGGCACTACAAGATTTTTTGATAGACCCGTGTGTATAGAACTGATCCATCAGCTCCAGAATATTACTTTCCAGCTCTTTCTAGAATTTCTTAACAAAAGAGAAGGTGAACCCATCGGGGCCCGGAGCCTTGTCTGAACCACATTCCCATACAGCAGCTTTAACCTCTTCTCTTGAAAACTTCTCAGATAATTGTTTTGCTTGAACCTCTGAAATCTTCGAAAACCCCTCTGGTGACATTCTGGGCCTAGTTTTCATTGGTTCTGTAAACTTTTTACTCATATTTCCTTGGATGTACTTCATAACGGTTGGCGGGTCCACAACCCATACCCCATCGATCCAAATACCAGAAAGTTTGTTTCTCGCCACGTTACAATTCATCACTGTATGAAAATATCTCGAGTTCTCATCGCCTTCCGATATCCATTTTGTTCTGGCTTTCTGTTTGTAGTCTTTTGCCTTCCTTCGAAACCACTCCCTTATCTTGCTTTTACTTTCTCTCCATTTTTCTATCTCAAAGTCCTCGAGTTCTCTCTCCTCAGCGTCTACATCCAGCTTTTTCAACTGCTCAGTTGCTTCCTTGTATTCTTTTTCTTCGGTATCTTTGTTTTCCCTTCTCCATTTTTTTATCTCCTCCTTAATGTTTTTTAATTTAGAAGCCAGCATCAAGTCTTTGAAGCTTTCTTCCACTTGTTGTTCAAGACCCTTTTCTACCACCTCTACCAAACCTGGGGACTCCATCCAGCTGTTGAAAAATCTAAACGGGATAGGCCCGTAGTTCGCCCATCCAGTCGCTAGATCCAATGGGCTGTGATCAGATAATGTTCTTTCCAGGGCTCTAAGCGAGGCATTCTGCCACTTTGACATAAAATCTTCACTAACCAGAGCTCTATCTATCTTACTTAATTTTTTCCCATCCCCCGACATGAATGTGAACTTCCTACCAGACATTGGATACTCAGTGCTAATAAAATTATTAAAGTGTTGAGCATTGTTACCGTCAAAATTGGAGTTCCATCTATCTTCTGGTACCCGAACTTCGTTAAAGTCACCAATAATCAGCCACATACCTTGAGTTGAATCCCTTAAAGCCAGTAGTTTATCCCATACTTGTCTTCTCTCTGTACCGCTATTTGAAGCATATATGTTTACCACCACTAATTCTGTGTTTTCTCCAATCAGCTCCCCTTTCACCAATATGAAGTTTTGGTCCACTATTTCCATATTTTTCTTGAATAAACTTGGATTCCAGATTGATAACAGTCCCCCAGACCTCCCTGCTGCGTCTACCTTAACATATTCCAGGGCCGAGTTATTCCAAAAACCTCGGATTTTAGAATCTGGCATATTGCTCATCTGTGTTTCTTGTAGTGAAATGAACCCCACATTGTTATCTTTTATTAGACTCCTGACCAACGATGCCTTACCCGGACCTCCTGCCCCTTTCATGTTCAAAGATGCCCAATTCATTTAGCCATGACATCCACCTGTTCATCATTGATGACCTTTGTTATTTGTTCTTTCACTCTTGTCAAATTGATACCTAGTGCCTCCCCAACTTCCTCTGTGCCTCTTATCTCCTCATTTACTGCTTTCGTGTTACATAATTCCACACTGTATTCGGGATTTGTATCCGGTGCCAATGTGAAATCCGATTCCGATTCATCTTGCCAGTCTGAGTCGTACTCGTCATCCACTGTGTGGCCCCTGTCTTCCCATTGGTCCTCCATATCACGTGACAACTTGCCCCTTGTTTTATTTCTTCTCATCTTGAACTTCATTTTAGTAGATCTCTTCCTAGGGTTTAGTCTAGATTCGTCCGACAGTTCCAAATTTATATCCGGGCCTTTGTGTTTCCTGACTTGGCTATAGGGCTTTAGGGCATTGTTCCTTACATCAGCAATCCGACTCCTCTTTCTTTTCTTATAGGCCAGTTCGTTTTGTACATTGTATTCCTCTTGGGCCGGCCCAACGGGTTCATTGGGCATATTACCCACGTGCACTTCCGGTTGACTTTCTACCTGTATATACTCACTATTGGGATTATCTCCACAGTTAATTCCTTTAAGCGGCAAGGTGTTGGGAATTGTGTCAGTTTTTTTTGAGACCAGCATTCTTTGGATTTTTCGAAATCTCCTCCTTCCTAGGTAACCCTTGGGATGACTCCACTTCCCCCGGTCTTTCGTATTCCCCAGGTGACTCTTGAGATGTCGTTCCTTCCGGTGACGGCGGGATCACCGGAATAGCCTGATTATCAGACTTCTTCTAATTTTCCGGCATATTTGCGTCGTTTTTCTCGGATGACTCTGGTGACAATTTTTCATTGGCTTTGGAAATGAAGCTTGGTGCCCAAGACTCGTTAATCTCAGAGATCCATACATCAAATCTCTGCCCCTTCCATGTGATCCCAATTTATTCTTCAACTTTTTTGCCTTGATGCACCAGGACACCAACAACATCCATGGCTAGATTTAGATCCCATGTGTCCGCTGTAGATCCACAAATCACCCTGCCATATCTTCCTGCTATCTCGTTCATTGTTGAGTTGCACCATAGTTGTAGGGGCACCCCTTTGATTGATAACCAGGCCACACGTTGATATGGTATCACTTGCCCCTCCCAAACCTGTAGGTTTTCTAAATCCTTTTCCCATACCCTTCTCGTTCCTTCAAGGAAGTCTAGCATTACCTTCTCTTCGTTAAAAGTGACAATGAAGCTTAACCCACCTGTGAATCTTAAGAAACCACCTTGACTCCTAACATGAGTCCTTAATGTTTGAGCTTTCTTCAAACCACCAAAGTCTTTGAAACATCCCACAAACGACCTTCGTATCCACTCTTTGCATGTTTCTGCATCGCTATTGAAATGTAGCACTTCGCTATTCTCCGGTTGCATGTCATTGTTCCTCCTGATGCCTAACAGAGCATCCTTCCAGTGGCTTTGGCCGCCCCCATAGCCCATTCCGTTTTGTGCCTGTCTTGGCTCCCCATGTTGTCTCTGACCTGACTGCCCCTGATTATATCCTACTGGACCTTTGCCTTTATTTTGCCAAGAGCATCCTTTATTGTTCTTCATTTTCTTGTTGACATAGTTGAACTTTGCTACATTCGCCTTTAATCTTGCATCTTTTACGTCCAACATGTTGATTGCTTTCACGAGCTTATCGGCATCCCGAACAAACGCAAACCTTAGGAAGCCAAATCTTCTGCCCAACGTGTCTTTCTTTTTTGCGATATAGGCATCGACCAACCAACTTCCTGCATTCTGTCCACAAATCTGCATCCGTCATCCATGTAGGTATGTTGGTGATGTAAAAGGTCGTGGCATCTTCTCTTCTAGGTTTCCCGTCTGCTCCCCCACCTGTTTTAGGGTTCTGTTCCTCCTGTGGTAACTCCCCCTCCTCTAACTCCCCATTATTTTTCTCCTTCGTCATGAGGGATGGATAGATGTGCTTGGATTAGAACGGTCGGAGTCTGGAATATGAAAGGGAAGAAGAACCAGCCAAACCGAACGAGCGCAAACAGCTCTGCTAACAAACTTGTTATGATCGGAGGGGTGAAGATCTGCCAATCAATCACCGGCTGTTATACAGAGCCTGGGCTAGAACGGATAGAGACTGGAAGACGAAAGGGAAGAAGAACCAGTCCAAAACGAACGAGCGCAAACAGCTCTGCTAACAAAACTCGTTATGATCGGAGGGATGAGGATCCTCCGATCAATCACCGGCTGTTATACAGTGCCTgggagtccaaatttctaacactgttagaattattttgttaaaatttgttaaatgaccaaattacccctaccTAATATCTCTTTCTCTTCCTTATCTTTCTGACTTTCTCTCGTATCAGACTATCCCCACCGCACCgcaccgcaccgccaccaccatcatcatcaccaccaccatccgcACCATCACCACCCTCCCCAGTCCCCACAACACAGAAGAAGCAAAGCTTTCTCATCCACCCAcccaaagaaaagaaaagaaaaagaaaaagaaaaaaagttcCGTCTGTCCGTCAGCCATCTGCATTATTCCGATCTGCAATTAACATGGGCGGAGGAGTAGCAGAGCAGCAGTACGCGAAGGCGAAGATATCCGTGTGGTGGGACATCGAGAACTGTCAGGTACCAAAAGGGTGCGAGCCTCACTCGATCGCGCATAATATAAGTTCTGCTTTGGTCAGCATGAACTACTGTGGGCCTGTATCCATTTCTGCTTACGGCGACACCAATCGGATCCCTGCCTCCGTCCAGCAAGGTCTCAACAGTACTGGCATCGCCTTGAATCACGTGCCTGCCGGTACAACCTCTACCTTATCTATTTTCACCTCACCCTAACACCACGTATCCCTAGATCTCTCTTCACACATGCTTCCTATCCAGATTGAAAGGCGGATCTGTTAATTTCTATTCTTTATTAATTTCATAAGTTAGGCTTCAGGTCATATCTTTGATTTGTCATAGTTGGGCTTAATTTCTGTATAAGATGGTGTAAGtggtattatatatataatttaattcTATATAATATTAAAACCATGCATTAAAGACTTGTTTCTTATACTCTTGTGCATATAAGACTTGTACTTTGtgtgtaaatgaccaaattacccttgtaGTTAACAAACTTGGTGGAtggagttagaaatttggactcaaatggttaaagaaaatgcttatagggactcaggtcgttaaactttttgcttttggactcaactagttaaaacccataaaacacagggactcaaaaagtaatttaaccTAAAACAAATGTAGTACATAAACAACCACGGTATGTGTATCAGTGTATGTACTCACCACAAGACACCAATGTTTGGAGATAAATCTTCTACGCTGAGAATAAACCCATACGTTCTGCAAGTATCAATCCGTATGATTAGATAATTATGTTAACAAAAGGATGGTAAGTTTTTTAAACTAGTAAAATATTTAAATATGAATATATGATAATAGACTGTACCTTTTAAACATTTCTCCGAGGCCACTGTACTCTTTTAGAGAAATACCGCACAGAAGTAGAACATATAGTGCCCAAGCAGAAGCCCACAAAAAGAACAAAACAACTCGTCTCCATGAAAAACTAGTTTTCTTGTAACCATCGCTATGTTTCGGTTGCAGAAACAGTTTTCTTGGTGGTGTATCTAGACCAGAACCTATTAATAGAACTAACTAAAACAGAAAAACggaaaaaaaaagtcaaaaacgTTGAAAATTGATGTAGCAAAAGAAGATGAAAGATGTAAGTATAACGGTATAACCGTACCGGTATGATTAGAATAACGGGATAGAGGGACAAATGAGATGCCATCACCCATCCAAAAGCAGCTAGACGAACTAGTCCTGTTGCAGTAAGAATTggataattaattaattattaacaATAATATACAACACATTAATCATGCATGAGAAAAGGGGTATCAAGTTCTTACTCCTGCATGCGCCGTATAGAGACAAAACAATCATGAGATTTTCGATCGGTGATGTTGAATACCCCAAACACGTGATGATGGTCAAAGGATTCCATAGGTACACAAGAGCGGCTATATCACCAGCAGGAAAATTTTCTACATAATTTACTGTTCATCAGCTTTTTCTAAGAATTAAACAACATAAAAGGCATCAATCAATCGTTATAATAACCACTTTATATCACAAATACAGAATTGATCCCATTAAAGATATTTGAGTGCAAAATGATAAAACTAAAATGCCATCAATCAATCGTTTATATACCTATCATCAGTGAGAGGCCCAAGGATCGATAATAGAAGAGGAGATCCATGGTACATTGAACCTGTAACAACGAATTAAACTCATTGAGTTATCAATATACACATAACAGAACCTTGTAAACAAACATCAAAATACAAACCAGCATACAGCGACATCGATGATTGCTTTAACCAATAACCTTCCGCCACTGAAACATCATTCATTCAACATAAAAACCTTGATCgatcaatcaatcaataaacaaAAGCAATTGAAGTTTGTGAGATTACGGCGACGAAGGCTTGTGATGGGGGTGGAGACTTCGGGGCGAGAGGAGAAGTTGAGGAGAGTGTTTGGGAAGTAGACTATGAGTACTAGTCTTAGCACCATGGAAGCTACAGCGGAACTCCAAAACCATGGATGCTTCTTCGTTGTCTTCCCCGATGATTCCTCA from Helianthus annuus cultivar XRQ/B chromosome 7, HanXRQr2.0-SUNRISE, whole genome shotgun sequence includes the following:
- the LOC110889274 gene encoding phosphatidylinositol glycan anchor biosynthesis class U protein isoform X1, translating into MLVQCTMDLLFYYRSLGLSLMIENFPAGDIAALVYLWNPLTIITCLGYSTSPIENLMIVLSLYGACRRLVRLAAFGWVMASHLSLYPVILIIPLVLLIGSGLDTPPRKLFLQPKHSDGYKKTSFSWRRVVLFFLWASAWALYVLLLCGISLKEYSGLGEMFKRTYGFILSVEDLSPNIGVLWYFFAEVFDFFRDFFLIVFHINILFMVLPLAIRLHHRPCFLAFVYIAISSILKSYPSVGDSALYLGLLGLFVNALADMQFSFFLFSGYLGTLLLSPVMNNLWIWRGTGNANFYFATAMAYACFQIILVVESVSSMLNHDRALKKGATTVAKKVQ